The following proteins are encoded in a genomic region of Tigriopus californicus strain San Diego chromosome 6, Tcal_SD_v2.1, whole genome shotgun sequence:
- the LOC131881989 gene encoding alpha-N-acetylglucosaminidase-like, whose product MAILSSVQIFCLVIACGSWAQGALWEELRPQANPFNQAKYVDDLLGRLFKSESFPFDVHIEPYLAANKKNEVLIRSLDKVNAKNETETRIQIVGSSGAAAAWGIHSYIKQELKGYVTWDSLHLDLPKTLPKVERYLRSNSKFQYYENVCTFGYTFAFWNWTQWESHIDWMALNGINLPLAFTAQEAIWSKVYKSFNVSQEGLDNFFTGPAFLPWNRMGNLDGFGGPLSENWHNFTIHLQHRILERMRGFGMIPILPAFSGHVPRALIELHPNVSHYDLQWHDFKPTKLLDPRTDLYQKISKKFLHEYVKEFGTDHVYSCDLFNEMDPPITDVRELAHISKSVYKGMSQVDSKAVWIMQGWMFTNSYWKNREIKYFLSGVEKGSLIILDLDSTDKRFFKRTRSYFGHPFIFNNLFNFGGNIFMYGRIQVLNEELFEALNMPNSSMIGSGLTPEGLADNHLNVDLSIELAWRHQPVENLTLWISEYMTRRYGAYNRYADEAWNVIGQTVLSANKSSFPIGGTFLTTLPSLREAPPLSYNKTDLYYAWDRMMLASPQLGKNPSFRYDLIDITRQSLENFLPLYHSKIVKYFRWNDWSRLNRYSQRFDQVLRDLDQLLGTDPRFMLGPWLEQAKSLGQNEMEKKQYEYNARNQITLWGPNGEIMDYAAKQWSGLMFDYYMTRWNMFWDALKGSIKEVEEFNENKFQERFKQIVGIPFVHGRETYPTKPQEDTIKIVESVYSKWRNEIRPFVPVNSTGDDDEYFDMPVSFD is encoded by the exons ATGGCCATTCTTTCATCAGTGCAAATCTTTTGCCTCGTGATTGCTTGTGGCTCTTGGGCTCAAGGAGCTTTATGGGAGGAGTTGAGACCTCAGGCCAATCCCTTCAATCAAGCTAAATATGTGGATGACCTTTTGGGTCGTCTGTTTAAATCAGAATCGTTTCCTTTTGACGTACACATAGAACCCTATTTGGCTGCCAACAAAAAGAATGAGGTTCTCATCCGAAGCTTGGACAAAGTCAATGCCAAAAATGAGACCGAGACGCGCATCCAGATCGTGGGGTCGAGTGGAGCGGCTGCAGCTTGGGGAATTCATTCTTATATCAAACAAGAACTAAAAGGATACGTCACCTGGGACTCGCTTCATCTTG ATTTACCCAAAACTCTACCCAAAGTGGAGAGATATCTGCGGTCGAATAGCAAATTTCAATACTACGAAAATGTTTGCACCTTTGGATACACCTTCGCATTCTGGAATTGGACACAATGGGAGTCTCACATTGATTGGATGGCACTCAACGGGATCAACCTTCCCTTGGCCTTCACCGCTCAAGAAGCTATTTGGAGCAAGGTCTACAAATCG TTCAACGTGTCTCAAGAGGGCTTGGACAACTTTTTCACCGGACCAGCTTTTCTTCCTTGGAATCGAATGGGAAATCTAGACGGATTTGGCGGGCCTTTATCCGAGAATTGGCACAACTTTACCATTCACCTTCAGCATCGAATCCTGGAACGTATGAGAGGATTCGGGATGATCCCGATCTTGCCAGCTTTCTCGGGACATGTACCCAGAGCATTGATCGAGCTGCACCCCAATGTGTCTCACTATGATTTACAATGGCACGATTTCAAGCCCACCAAGCTCCTAGATCCCAGAACTGACCTCTACCAGAAGATCTCGAAGAAATTCCTTCATGAGTATGTGAAAGAATTCGGAACCGACCATGTCTACAGCTGCGATCTGTTCAATGAAATGGATCCTCCTATCACAGATGTTAGGGAATTGGcacacatttcaaaatcagtgTACAAAGGAATGTCTCAAGTGGATTCAAAGGCAGTTTGGATCATGCAAGGCTGGATGTTCACGAATTCATACTGGAAGAATCGAGAGATCAAATACTTCTTATCGGGGGTGGAGAAGGGCAGTCTGATCATTCTCGACCTGGATTCCACCGATAAAAGGTTCTTTAAACGTACGCGATCCTACTTTGGTCATCCTTTCATATTCAACAATCTCTTCAACTTCGGCGGCAACATCTTCATGTACGGACGCATCCAGGTTCTGAACGAAGAGCTTTTTGAAGCCTTGAACATGCCCAACAGTTCCATGATTGGATCTGGTCTGACTCCAGAGGGTTTGGCAGACAACCACTTGAACGTCGATTTGTCCATCGAACTTGCGTGGAGGCATCAACCCGTGGAAAACTTGACCCTCTGGATTTCAGAGTACATGACACGAAGGTATGGAGCCTACAATCGATACGCCGATGAAGCCTGGAATGTGATTGGACAAACGGTTCTGAGTGCCAACAAATCGTCCTTTCCCATTGGGGGGACCTTTCTGACCACATTGCCGTCCTTGAGAGAGGCTCCTCCACTTTCGTACAACAAAACTGATCTCTATTATGCATGGGATCGAATGATGCTGGCCTCGCCgcaattgggaaaaaatccttCATTCAG GTATGATCTCATTGATATTACGCGCCAGAGCCTCGAGAACTTCCTCCCGCTTTACCACTCAAAAATCGTCAAGTATTTTCGCTGGAACGATTGGTCTCGACTCAACAGATATTCCCAACGATTTGATCAAGTTCTAAGGGATTTGGATCAACTTTTGGGGACAGATCCTCGGTTCATGTTGGGTCCTTGGTTGGAACAAGCGAAGAGTTTGGGACAAAACGAAATGGAGAAGAAACAATACGAGTACAATGCTCGAAATCAGATCACCCTCTGGGGTCCCAATGGCGAGATAATGGATTATGCAGCCAAGCAATGGTCCGGCTTGATGTTCGATTATTACATGACCAGATGGAATATGTTTTGGGATGCCCTTAAGGGATCGATCAAGGAAGTAGAAGAGTTCAACGAAAATAAGTTCCAAGAGCGCTTCAAACAAATTGTCGGAATTCCGTTCGTTCATGGACGAGAAACGTACCCAACCAAACCTCAAGAAGATACAATCAAAATCGTAGAATCGgtttattcaaaatggaggaACGAAATCCGACCATTCGTACCGGTCAACTCCACTGGAGACGACGATGAGTATTTCGATATGCCAGTCAGTTTTGACTGA
- the LOC131881988 gene encoding fibrillin-2-like has protein sequence MKWIVAVAVLCLNLAVGLKATSHKLTVPLKNCSKVDKALKNGYWEVDNLGESIEFWCRKGFRLKRKKNGPQYLECVNNLIIGNWPRCRPRKVKTAKSMIKSLINQHHHEIQADEARGSGGEEIPDHWIPYGNDIAREDEDEIVILETQDGEKIKETGKYNTRSENQDPDLKKQYVDEDAEEEYDEEEKEDQVDEDVDNYGDYNPDYENEGSARPSGDYGQYYDYNYEGSGSDYKQNIGIDDTEYAEDNTGGDDPMIEEEQQQEDPEITEEQHAEGLATTDAPATNDDSLETNETEAQTNEGAKDDYDDSDDDYKEPEEEDYVEQDEYEEEEDESERERIETEEELLYRNYEILSDFYKKHFVDLRVLDTSCVPEKVPPPSIANGGVKEYQTVENVLLPGKRYHEVIYQCDQGYKLSDSSLGHMFCQQQGWMGVQPYCEEDPNAASSATPKAMKDCQENTGCEHLCKLVDGRAVCFCNEGYDIYDVTSCVDIDECADGNGGCSHSCINKPGTYTCECPKGYSASGGDCLDINECVANNGHGPCQDTCINKDGGYECTCENLEGTELQEDGHKCSGVDLCAENNGGCSHECYTTYGQSFCMCPAGYKLDEDWKTCVDVNECATMASVRESCANGCENTIGSYRCMEQADLESVESRILCDSGYEFNEESNECVDIDDCSEEPCGANGQCMDKVNAYSCDCNKGFSFDGTTCVDIDECAEDELRCGEGICENHLGSFDCICNPGYELREAICQDIDECTGDKYPCDQGVCQNIPGSFVCDCEEGYEFKNGVCQDIDECLSDESLCDFGSCKNLPGSYECICEQGFEFREGRCEDIDECAQGSCQNGKCSNWEGSFDCECDIGFQWSEETRQCEDIDECSHQACGRAQCENTIGSFNCLCRGNRVYNIAQRKCQRLNPCKQNPELCGAHGYCNMVRSGFECRCDPGFESNGTVCMDVDECAIDNGGCKHKCENSQGSFQCICESGYQINPNDPRICIDVDECAELEDTCNQNCINTIGSFRCDCSEGYVIDPEDPKNCQSGSECSDECSFQCKNGKCICPEGFVLDSDMITCIKESPKFDGCAPLPHSDGMALQCSNEPENEVYERGTICRGKCIQGYIAMGRLKQKCRRDGTWSGSDGSCRQVFCPPLELAPHVQVRPESCSLEPSLVRQRCKFSCEDGFNLVGSRATRCRRNNSWKHNGGPPKCTPEARMTNALSFVPLSTTSRPYSSEVVGSQESYEDKGNLSPTSYTEPYVYCPPDIVRDLPADSATIYVRIPQPKTNVNWYDFVKATPKWAKSLEGQLGLGKTLITFQALSPITEESASCSFTVYVKDTVPPRVYNCPNDFNVYLDEGQEKRQVFWEEPIFADNVKIKHVMASKMPGQLFEEGKHNVLYQASDDDGNQANCRFVIKVYPAQQLEIRRRKWVICRVGTTGRLIKLFVAHVPRGCWVLPQIH, from the exons ATGAAGTGGATTGTTGCAGTGGCCGTATTGTGCCTTAATTTGGCTGTGGGTTTGAAAGCAACTTCGCACAAACTTACTGTTCCgttgaaaaattgttcaaaagttGACAAGGCCCTGAAAAATGGATATTGGGAAGTGGATAATCTTGGGGAGTCCATAGAATTTTGGTGCCGAAAAGGGTTCAGGCTGAAACGAAAGAAGAATGGACCTCAATATTTGGAGTGTGTGAACAATCTCATTATCGGCAATTGGCCTCGCTGCAGGCcaagaaaagtgaaaactgCCAAATCAATGATCAAGTCGCTGATAAACCAACATCACCACGAAATCCAAGCAGATGAAGCTCGAG GTTCCGGTGGAGAGGAAATCCCTGATCACTGGATTCCGTATGGCAACGACATTGCTCGagaggatgaagatgagaTTGTCATCTTGGAAACTCAAGATGGCGAAAAGATCAAGGAAACTGGGAAATACAACACGAGGTCGGAAAATCAAGACCCCGATCTGAAAAAACAATACGTTGATGAAGACGCCGAGGAAGAGtacgacgaggaggagaaagaggatcAAGTGGATGAAGACGTTGACAACTATGGTGATTACAACCCGGATTATGAAAATGAGGGAAGCGCCCGGCCAAGCGGAGACTATGGTCAATATTACGACTATAATTATGAAGGCAGTGGCAGCGATTACAAGCAGAATATAGGGATTGACGACACTGAATATGCCGAAGACAACACAGGAGGAGATGATCCAATGATAGaggaggaacaacaacaagaagatCCGGAGATAACGGAGGAACAACATGCTGAGGGTCTGGCGACAACTGATGCCCCAGCAACTAATGACGACTCTCTAGAGACTAATGAGACCGAAGCACAGACTAATGAAGGTGCGAAAGATGATTATGATGACTCTGACGATGATTATAAAGAGCCTGAGGAGGAGGATTATGTGGAACAAGACGAAtacgaagaggaagaagatgaatCGGAGAGAGAACGAATCGAAACTGAGGAGGAACTTTTGTACAGGAACTACGAAATTCTCTCTGACTTTTACAAGAAACATTTCGTGGACCTTAGAGTCCTGGACACATCCTGTGTTCCAGAGAAGGTGCCTCCTCCGTCCATTGCCAATGGGGGGGTCAAGGAGTATCAGACTGTGGAGAATGTTCTTTTGCCTGGAAAACGATATCATGAGGTTATTTATCAGTGTGATCAAGGGTACAAGCTCTCCGACTCCAGCTTGGGACATATGTTTTGTCAGCAGCAAGGATGGATGGGCGTCCAACCTTATTGCGAAGAAGATCCAAATGCCGCATCTTCAGCTACACCAAAAGCGATGAAAGATTGTCAGGAGAACACTGGCTGTGAGCACCTCTGCAAGTTAGTAGATGGGAGAGCCGTATGTTTTTGCAACGAGGGATACGATATCTATGATGTCACTTCCTGCGTGGATATCGACGAATGTGCCGATGGCAATGGGGGATGCTCTCACTCGTGCATAAATAAGCCTGGGACTTATACTT GCGAATGTCCAAAAGGCTACAGCGCCTCTGGGGGAGATTGCCTCGATATCAACGAGTGTGTGGCCAATAATGGCCATGGCCCATGTCAAGATACCTGCATTAACAAAGATGGAGGCTACGAGTGTACTTGTGAG AACCTCGAAGGCACAGAGTTGCAAGAAGACGGGCACAAATGCAGTGGGGTAGATTTGTGTGCGGAAAACAACGGTGGATGCAGTCATGAGTGCTATACGACTTATGGCCAATCATTCTGCATGTGTCCCGCAGGTTATAAATTGGACGAGGATTGGAAGACTTGTGTGGACGTGAATGAGTGTGCAACCATGGCCTCTGTGCGAGAATCATGTGCCAATGGGTGCGAAAACACGATCGGGTCTTACAGATGCATGGAACAAGCCGATTTGGAGTCTGTGGAGAGTCGGATCCTTTGTGACTCTGGGTACGAATTTAATGAAGAATCCAATGAATGTGTAGATATCGACGACTGTTCAGAGGAACCGTGTGGAGCAAATGGACAATGCATGGACAAGGTGAATGCTTATTCTTGCGATTGCAACAAGGGTTTCAGCTTTGATGGAACCACGTGCGTCGATATCGATGAATGTGCGGAAGATGAACTTAGATGCGGAGAAGGCATTTGCGAGAACCACCTTGGTtcttttgattgcatttgtaATCCGGGCTATGAATTGAGGGAGGCCATCTGTCAGGATATCGACGAATGCACCGGAGATAAATATCCATGTGATCAAGGGGTATGCCAGAACATTCCCGGTAGTTTCGTTTGCGATTGTGAAGAGGGCTATGAGTTCAAGAATGGTGTTTGCCAAGACATTGACGAATGCCTAAGCGATGAATCCTTATGCGACTTTGGATCATGCAAGAATCTTCCAGGATCTTATGAGTGTATTTGTGAACAAGGGTTTGAGTTCAGGGAGGGAAGATGCGAGGACATTGACGAATGCGCGCAAGGCAGTtgtcaaaatggaaaatgctCCAATTGGGAGGGTTCATTTGACTGCGAATGTGATATCGGGTTTCAATGGAGCGAAGAGACCCGTCAGTGCGAGGACATTGATGAATGCAGCCATCAAGCTTGTGGCAGAGCCCAATGTGAAAACACTATTGGTTCATTTAATTGCTTGTGCCGTGGAAATCGAGTTTATAATATTGCTCAAAGGAAGTGCCAGAGATTGAATCCCTGTAAACAGAACCCGGAGCTTTGCGGTGCCCATGGTTATTGCAACATGGTGCGGAGTGGGTTTGAATGTCGGTGCGATCCTGGATTTGAGAGCAATGGCACCGTTTGTATGGATGTTGATGAATGTGCCATCGACAACGGGGGGTGCAAACATAAATGCGAAAACAGTCAAGGATCATTCCAATGTATCTGTGAGAGTGGGTACCAAATCAATCCCAATGATCCGAGAATTTGCATTGACGTGGATGAATGCGCAGAACTTGAAGACACGTGCAATCAAAATTGCATCAATACAATCGGGTCTTTTCGATGCGATTGCTCAGAAGGATACGTTATCGATCCGGAGGATCCCAAAAATTGCCAAAGCGGTTCGGAGTGCTCTGATGAATGTTcgtttcaatgcaaaaatggcaaatgtaTCTGCCCTGAGGGATTTGTCCTTGATTCTGACATGATCACTTGCATCAAAGAGTCTCCAAAGTTTGACGGTTGTGCGCCTCTTCCTCACTCTGATGGAATGgcccttcaatgttccaatgaGCCAGAAAATGAAGTTTACGAGCGAGGAACAATCTGCCGAGGCAAGTGCATTCAGGGTTATATTGCAATGGGGCGGCTGAAGCAAAAATGCCGCAGGGATGGAACTTGGAGTGGATCTGATGGGTCTTGCCGACAAGTCTTTTGTCCTCCGTTAGAGCTGGCGCCTCACGTACAAGTAAGGCCCGAAAGTTGCTCTTTGGAGCCAAGTTTGGTTCGACAAAGGTGCAAGTTCTCTTGCGAAGATGGGTTTAACCTTGTCGGATCCCGTGCCACACGTTGTCGTCGTAATAACTCGTGGAAACACAATGGAGGTCCACCAAAATGTACTCCAGAAGCTCGGATGACCAATGCTTTGTCATTTGTGCCGCTTTCAACAACCTCTAGACCTTATTCGTCAGAGGTTGTAGGAAGTCAAGAATCTTACGAGGATAAAGGAAACCTTTCGCCGACATCGTACACTGAACCCTACGTGTATTGCCCTCCAGACATTGTTAGGGATCTTCCAGCCGACTCAGCAACAATCTACGTTCGAATTCCGCAACCCAAGACCAACGTTAATTGGTATGATTTTGTCAAGGCTACCCCTAAGTGGGCCAAAAGTCTGGAGGGTCAATTGGGTCTGGGAAAGACTCTGATCACTTTCCAGGCATTAAGTCCTATCACAGAAGAGTCAGCCTCTTGCAGTTTCACTGTCTATGTCAAAGACACGGTTCCACCCAGGGTGTATAATTGCCCCAACGATTTCAACGTGTATTTAGACGAAGGTCAAGAAAAACGACAG GTATTTTGGGAGGAGCCCATTTTTGCCGACAATGTCAAGATCAAGCATGTTATGGCATCTAAAATGCCTGGTCAATTATTCGAAGAGGGCAAGCATAACGTCCTTTACCAAGCCTCCGATGATGATGGTAACCAAGCCAATTGTCGATTCGTTATTAAAGTTTATCCGGCTCAGCAATTAGAAATCAGGCGAAGAAA ATGGGTCATATGTCGAGTTGGAACCACAGGCAGGTTAATCAAGCTTTTTGTGGCACATGTTCCTAGAGGATGCTGGGTCTTgcctcaaattcattga